ATGTGAAAGATTAAGAACTTTGTTTTGGTTGTACGCGACTTTTTCAAGGTACGAGCTACATGTGCTTATAATGTTTGTAAATATAACTTCACGGTTTTGTGCTTCATTGCTTCAAGGGTACTTCAAAGCTTTATCTTCATAACTGTGCAAGATCTATATACTTGCACTTGGAGTTACCAGGGATAGATATTTTGTGGTCAAAATTCGCATCACAcgtcacacttttttttttgagaagctTCAGAAAATGTTAAATTTACTGAAAGAATTTAACATTCTGTGGAGATTTCCATTTTAGAAATCATTTATGGTTATGTAGTTTTATAATGTTCGTTGATCGGTTTTCATTACTGAAAGTTGAACGTGTATTCTTAAACTTTAATTTGATTCCATTGGCTGAAATTCCATCATTGTCACTTACTGCGCTACACTAAAACACTTAAGAATAGGGTTCAACTGTCTTTctgtcaatcttcttcttcttcttcttctaggccTCAACTCCCAAACAACTTGAGACTTTCTATCACTAACTGATCTATTTAAAAATGCAAAAATTCTAAGCGAAGCTCCTGCTGTATAACTATAGGGAAAATGGTATCCTCATGTTTGTTTAATATTTTTAGCTCcagtgttgtgttgttgatgtcTGTCCTAAATTGAAACCGGGTTTGTTGTTGCAGAGGCAATCGTTGTGTTGTTCCAAGTTTTCTCatgtttgtttttgtttcctTTCTTAATCAGCTTACTGCATGCTGGAACGGGTGAAGGGGCATTGGTGCGGCTCCGCTAATTGCTAGCATTTTGAAGTCCTTGGGTGTACTTCCTTATGGCGGGCGAGCGACTTGATTGACCGTTGTGCTGATGCGTTAATTGTGAAATGTAGTTTTTGTAGCCTCTCaatggattcatgtgagaagtACCTCTGAATGGTGTTGAGACGCACAGGGAATAAGGGCATTTGGTGTTGTTGGTTTGGTGATTGAAGTAGTAAGAAAAAGCTGGAATTGTTTGAACTGCTACTGAGTTTATGATGAGTTGGTGGTACTGAGTTGAATTGCAGCAAGGAGGTGATGGTTGTTTACAGTGAAGATTGAAATGATTGCAGGTGGTTTGCAATTACAGCAATGATTGCATGTGGTTTTTCATTGAAATGATTGCGGGTGGTTTGTGATGTAAAAGCTGGCTGCAGATAGTTGAGTTGCAGTTGATAGTGGTACTGTGCTTAGAGCTGAAATGCAGAGAAGGTTGGATGTGTGTTGGCCTGTGTTTGAATGGAGTTACAAGTAAATGAGCACGGCAGGTGATTGAAGCTGCAGTTTGTTGTAGTGGGTATGTGGTGTTTGAGTCTGCAATGGAAAGAAGGGAATGAATATGTGCTTGACATGTGTTATTGCGGAAGATATAACTGATGTATAAAGGAAAGAAGAGAATGGCTGGAATGGTGGAGCTATTGTGTGCAGTTATCATGGAATGGGGCGAGGCGAAACCGAGCTACACCAAATCAAGAATCCGAAGCATGCATCAGGACAGAGCAAGGCAAAGCGGTTTGGAGAtccgcccggtgcgtagcacgggcacaaaatctagtcgtTATAAATTTCTACAGAAAATTAGTGAATAATTAGCCAGCGTTAgtacaccttttttttttttttttttttttttttttgactacttTAAGAATCAGAAACGACATTTTTTGCATCCTTCAATATTGCACCAGCAATAAAACTTGGAGGATGAGCATTCCAATCTATTGAAAGCGTTAGTACTTAAGGTAACTGAAACCGAACTCTTCACGTAACTATGGAATGATAGTGAATCTGACATGTACCCATCCTCATCTTCTATCAAAGTTGTAGATGTTTCGTTCTTTGGATCATATAAAACCAAAGCCTTTTGATAATAAGGGCCACATGTGCGGCGACGAACTTCTAATAGCATCTGTCCACTTTTTAAACACTTGATCCTACTTAAATACCCAAACCTTCCGATTTCAAATGATGTTAGCTTTGAAATGCTATAAAATTTAGTCCAGGACTCTTTCTTTGCGTAATCCTTCATCAACCATACTCACAACCATGGTTTACATTTACATTACTATAAAGCATCGAAAGACACCCATCCAACACACCAATAAATGTAGTGTCACCCGACTTCTCGAAATTTGTTTTCGGTTGTGAGATTTCTTTAAGGACCTCAGCATCTGTCAGATGTAAAGCAATTAAGGCTCCGGATAAAGAGGATGACTGCCAGTGAAGTGCTCCATTACAAAACACCCCGTACTTGAGTGATTTTGAAGATAGTATCCAAGAGGTTTTTTGAGTTTTCTTGAATCGTTTACAGGAATCCGATCTAAGTGAATAGATCTTAACATTAGATTGGTTCAATTTGAAATATCTTGTAAAACACACAAACTTGTAATCATCACTCTTTGAGTCATAACCAGACCCATATCCTCTCAATGTTGAGAGGTCCAGAACAGAATTATAACCTTTAATTTGATCATCAGGTGGACTTGGTATTACTTTGCAGTCTCCAGTAGATGGGTTCcataaactaaaattaaaatcaaCCGACTCATGATCAATGTGTAGGCAAACCAAGCCATTACAGGAACCCACAAACCTAGTTCTACGGTAGTCAATTTCATCAAAAACCTCAACACCATCATGTCAGCCAATACTAGTGTAATCATCGTCGACGTCTTCTGGGCAACGAATCTTCTGAATACAATCAAgtattaatgatgatgatgataatgatttgCTATCTATAGAGTACATGTTACAGTCATATACAATCATGATACTAAAGTTATTTTTGTTAAATTCCCTAAATTTTATCATGTCAATAAGTTTGGGGTTATTAAATAAGACGCTCCAAGGTTTTGATACACACCTGAATTTTAAAAGAGATATAGGAGGTAACCTTGAAAGGATCTCGATGATGATGTCTTCTGGAAGATGAGGCATTAATGTGAAATCAGTCATGGTTTTGTTCTCGTTCATCTTcggatcttcttcttcttgttctcgtTCATGTATAATTATCTGGCTGATCATATATTCCTTACGTGCGTGGTACTATAGAGATTTATACGATGAAAAGTAAGTATTGGAGGTGGGGATTTTAAGTTTGAAATAAGAAaccaaatcttcttcttcggaaacatGAAACATCTGGGCATGGAACCGATGATTGTATCAAGTTCTCAAGATTTTTATTCAGATCTTACCTCAAGCTAAGTTAGCTTCTAAGCTTTGCAATCAGAAAAGAAGCTACTCACCAGTGTCCACTTACCGAATTTTTGTAAACACATGGACAGAGTAGTTTACTGTAGACCATTGTGCCATTTATCATGTCAAACTGAATAGAAATTCAGCTCTTCAACACACAAGAACTATATATTTTCTTGGATATTAAAATTTCCACTCTTCAACACACATGAACTATTTTCTTGCTCAATCTGAATTACCACGGTTATCCAAGTAGCAAGTACAATCAAACAAAGCATAACTAATTTTTGAGGAGGAACCTAGAAAAGAGAGCTCGTTTTGGGTCATTATTTTCGTTGTAGTTCCTTGTAATGTTCTTTCGGGTGGATACATTGTCCTTCCCAGGCTCCCAGCTCTCGTTCTTTTGTATTATACTTTTTTCAAATTAAAGTTCTTAATTTGTAATCTATTTTTTCTCTTAAGATAAAAGTCAGTAAAATTTTCTCACACCTGCTGCtgatttgattttgataaatctatCACTTGTTAAAATTAGATTTTCCCTATTTCCTACCCGTATATTTCCTATTTCCCATCCTCCTTAATTCCTATCCCCAATTATCCTAAGTACCACTCAAATTAAATTTCATATATCCTAAATCCTATCCATTTACTTTTTTATGTACACCAAACACCTCaaatcacttcttcttcttctccatcgcaAATCCACCCCCAATCTCCATCTTTTCTTCTCACCTTGTTACTGCACGCCTACACCATCTTATAATATATTTTTATGGCTAGTGCTAACGAGTATTAATAGTCTGTAAATTAATGGACGAGTAGTGATCAAGTTGCATGGCCATGGCTGATGGCTCAGATACCCACCACTTATGATACAATAATTATTTTAAGAATGAGTACAGTAAGGGTGAATGTATAGCTAGTGGAGATATGAAATCTATCAAGCTGTTACATGTACTTAATTCATTCGATTAGTACTTTCAAAAGCAATTAATAATTATATGGTATGTGATGTCTTGGCCGTCTTCAAATTGGTGTGTCGATTTAAATGGTTAAACCAATACAAGATGGATGGGAATCGCTAAAAGCTGAACGACCATATTTGCAGAGTAATTCAGACAAAAAACAACCTAAGGACTATTCATTTGAATAAGGGAAATGAAAAACCAAATAACTAACTGCAGATTTAGGGTATTATAATCCCTGAATCAGCAATGAAAAACCAAATAACAATACGATTTAGGGTACTATAATTACCGAAACCAAATCTAGGGTTTATAACttgattatttattaataaaaagggAAAGTTAACGAAGAAGGAGACGTACAGGGGTGGTAATAGTCATAGTCAAATTTAACTTGACTTTTGATGATGATAAATAGGAAAAACcagaattgaaaaattgaaaagtagattaattttacaaattgtgatgtggatggaaaatatgaaaagtgagggtgggaaataggaaaaacctAAAATTATGATACAGATTCTCCAGATCCGGTAAAGTAAAAACAAAGTAGATATATGTAAACAAACACAATCCTTGTAAATTTATTACTGTAATGTTGCTCAAAAACACGCGGATAGAAAAAAATTAGGAGATAATTAGAGAAATATAGATAAGCAGGATAAATGAGTAGGCAACACATACTACTTTTTTGAATGATTTTGTAGATCTTCTGTTTGTTAAATAAAAACACCATCgaaaacaagaaaatgacaaCGACTTACTTACAACTTAAGGATCAAGCTTATCACCAAATATCCATGCACGCATGGATTCCTCAAGTGATGGCTACaacagaaacaaaaagaaaaaaggatcaGGGTAAAACAGTAATGTGCAAATTTTGCAGCTCTgcctgttgggtgcaataatcaaaaacaaagaaaaatcaaataagcaaaaagttattgatacttagctcctttatagtggaagtgattgctttgacgaaatgaACAAGCTCCCCATATATCCTCAACAACAACagggaaaaactttggaaaacagagtgagtcgcgtgttcaacacgctgtccttaaaacattagcgcccggctacactcaagagtgatgctatagccctcacaggacggatatctccaggataaaacaccctaatacacctactactagcatatgtagtagatgctcaacttgagcttgacaactccgaaaaaaacattaaggaaaatcgcgaatgctaaagaaagcaatacaaaatatttcccttgggggtctctcgaAAATATAGAGAATCCatgttttcccttaggggtccctctaaaatatagagcaacccctttaccATATAGGGGTCCCTCTATAATATAGAGCAACCCTTTTTTTTCCATGCTTATACACaagaagtgaatttgtttatataattgacaaactcaagttaagaagagctcctcccctatgtgggactaaaaatcttatatagtctcttaaaaacaactaaagagtggaaactccactatgtgggactaataagttttcattcacaaaagaaacactaaatta
Above is a genomic segment from Papaver somniferum cultivar HN1 chromosome 10, ASM357369v1, whole genome shotgun sequence containing:
- the LOC113316379 gene encoding F-box protein CPR1-like — protein: MTDFTLMPHLPEDIIIEILSRLPPISLLKFRRFVAQKTSTMITLVLADMMVLSLWNPSTGDCKVIPSPPDDQIKGYNSVLDLSTLRGYGSGYDSKSDDYKFVCFTRYFKLNQSNVKIYSLRSDSCKRFKKTQKTSWILSSKSLKYGVFCNGALHWQSSSLSGALIALHLTDAEVLKEISQPKTNFEKSGDTTFIGVLDGCLSMLYSNVNVNHGCEYG